The proteins below are encoded in one region of Gadus macrocephalus chromosome 14, ASM3116895v1:
- the myom2b gene encoding myomesin-2: MAMRSGNYNHEYYHKQSKYVVKEYSSSESVVDDYQHKAAVRIQGVVRKKMVEKYVREEPMIRGPKFVVRLRSHTVFENSPIKLFCTVEGFPVPIVTWYKDGVILEHGSAGRYIVDDNVGMRSLEIPRCGTDDTAQYSAVASNIHGQASSQASIIVKRFRQEDESCLYAWLPYTAPMLPSIQYTKINITFTEKFGPVFASEGGSASLTATMHLEPNLANLQPDSQWYRDDTRLVDSKWVKINTGRGTSTLTIPNLFKDDEGLYTLRLVTKGGTAEHSAFISVSDGPPPVVGAPGAPMDIRIHDANRDYVIVSWKPPNTTTEGPILGYFVDKCEVGTENWAQCNDHPIKICKYPVPGLFEGHSYYFRVRAVNARGISKPSRMSDPIAALDPTEFERLHALKLGGKLDVVTYDDDMEAEGKPPGVSSGIYASETDRTYVVLSWKAPAYSSKAPMWYYIEKCQVGTAAWQRVNTQVPIRSPRYAVFDLAEGKEYQFRVLSANMYGTSEPSEPSKLIQTQALKGVPSAPGQVISTRETDTSLLIQWAPPKEPNNLIGYYIDQCVKGSKDWTSANHKPHSSTKFVVSGLTTGETYVFRVQAINELGLSDESQESSPLSVKAALTSPTAPYDVALLGCDGHSMVLNWKKPLHTGGTAINAYFVDKRRSGATVWREVHIPAVTERVYQVEGLTQGAIYQFRVYAANLAGLGKSSKASADFSCEAWTMPEPGPAYDLTASEVRDTSLVLEWKKPVYYGSGPITGYHVEYAKKGSSDWTRANETAVSHRYLKVEGLEQGAKYVFRVRGVNEAGVGMASLPSDSVVAKALAGAQDVSCSVDEKSGDIVFAFESCQMNVGSEFLWKKNYKEITEFSSSIVVHTEGNLCKLMFKNAVKEDFGTYSVSVSHTDGVSSSCSISAEELQKMLELSYSIRHPIIPLKSELAYKILERGRMRFWLQAEEISSKVTYKFFANNKELSGADPNKMAHDVSTGVIEFILDHFTEDSEGTYTCQITDGGGKAQSSLVLIGDAFKAALAEADYQRREYIRVKEGPHFSEFLTVKVGEDCSVTLVCKVANLKKESEFHWYKEDTEIIPDVKPDLGSGVCKLPIHLFSRKTTGVYKATISDDRGKDMSQVDISGKVFDDVINKINQLAGASAAELVINCTATGIQLQCHMKYYTSEMNIHWMHGESKVGHSEKCVIGGTPAMATMEVIEPNDKDKGMYSIVIADLENTNKRTLDLSGDVYDKAYAQFQKLKAEAYAEMNRGKVMGGLPDVVTIMEKKTLSLTCTVCGDPKPLVSWLKNGNDVEPDNQYVVSLDQGKFACLTINGIGMDDSGRYTMIVQNKYGGESVDIVVSVYRHGDTIPVAKPNLTAKTIIPPKMPIELPQPKTAAPSPAPPASPSPAPPKAVGGRGMKSPTPTRRK, encoded by the exons GGCATGCGTTCTCTGGAGATTCCCAG GTGTGGCACCGATGACACGGCCCAGTACTCAGCTGTGGCGTCTAACATCCATGGACAGGCCTCCTCTCAGGCCTCCATTATTGTCAAGA GGTTCAGGCAGGAGGATGAGTCCTGTTTGTACGCATGGCTTCCTTACACCG CCCCCATGCTCCCCAGTATCCAGTACACCAAGATCAACATCACCTTCACGGAGAAGTTTGGGCCCGTGTTCGCCTCTGAGGGCGGCTCCGCCTCTCTGACCGCCACCATGCACCTCGAACCCAACCTGGCCAACCTGCAGCCTGACAGCCAGTGGTACCGCGATG ACACCCGTCTGGTTGATTCGAAGTGGGTGAAGATCAACACGGGCCGGggcacctccaccctgaccatCCCTAACCTGTTCAAGGACGACGAAGGCCTGTACACACTGCGTCTGGTGACCAAGGGAGGCACGGCCGAGCACAGCGCCTTCATCTCCGTCTCAG ACGGCCCTCCCCCTGTCGTCGGAGCTCCCGGGGCTCCGATGGACATCAGGATCCATGACGCAAACAGGGATTACGTCATCGTGTCCTGGAagccccccaacaccaccaccgagGGCCCCATCCTGGGCTACTTTGTAGACAA ATGTGAGGTGGGGACAGAGAACTGGGCCCAGTGCAACGACCACCCCATTAAGATCTGTAAATACCCCGTCCCCGGCCTGTTCGAGGGCCACTCCTACTACTTCAGAGTGCGAGCCGTCAACGCGCGCGGCATCAGCAAACCGTCCCGCATGTCCGACCCCATCGCCGCTCTGGACCCCACCGAGTTCGAGAGGCTGCACG CCTTAAAACTCGGAGGAAAACTTGACGTGGTGACCTACGACGACGATATGGAAG CTGAGGGCAAACCTCCCGGGGTCTCATCAGGGATCTACgcctcagagacagacaggacctATGTCGTTCTGAGCTGGAAGGCCCCTGCCTACTCCAGCAAGGCACCCATGTGGTACTACATTGAAAAG TGCCAGGTCGGCACCGCTGCATGGCAGCGCGTGAACACACAGGTGCCCATCAGATCCCCTCGCTACGCCGTGTTTGACCTGGCCGAGGGCAAAGAGTACCAGTTCAGAGTGCTGTCCGCCAACATGTACGGTACCAGTGAGCCATCCGAACCATCTAAACTTATCCAGACCCAGGCACTCAAAG GTGTACCATCAGCACCTGGTCAGGTGATTTCCACCAGGGAAACGGATACATCTTTATTGATCCAATGGGCTCCTCCTAAGGAACCCAACAACCTGATTGGTTACTACATCGATCAGTGTGTGAAAGGATCTAAGGACTGGACCTCAGCTAATCACAAGCCTCACAGCAGCACAAA GTTTGTTGTGAGCGGACTGACCACCGGCGAGACGTACGTGTTCCGCGTCCAGGCCATTAATGAGCTGGGCCTGAGCGACGAATCCCAGGAGTCCTCTCCACTCTCAGTAAAAGCAGCACTCA CCAGTCCCACTGCTCCATACGACGTTGCGTTGCTGGGCTGTGACGGTCactccatggtgctgaactgGAAGAAGCCGCTCCACACCGGAGGTACCGCCATCAATGCCTACTTCGTAGACAAGAGACGCAGCGGCGCTACCGTGTGGAGGGAGGTTCACATCCCAGCGGTCACCGAGAGAGTGTATCAG GTGGAGGGCTTGACTCAAGGAGCAATTTATCAATTCCGGGTGTATGCAGCTAACCTGGCTGGTCTTGGAAAGTCTTCAAAAGCCTCAGCTGACTTCTCCTGTGAAGCCTGGACTATGCCAGAACCAG GTCCAGCTTATGACTTGACTGCCTCTGAAGTGAGAGATACATCACTGGTGCTTGAGTGGAAAAAGCCAGTCTACTATGGctctggaccaatcacaggctATCATGTGGAGTATGCAAAGAAGGGCTCGTCTGATTGGACCAGAGCCAACGAGACGGCTGTCAGTCACCGCTACCTCAAG GTAGAAGGCCTGGAGCAGGGAGCCAAGTACGTGTTCCGCGTGCGGGGGGTCAACGAGGCAGGAGTGGGCATGGCGTCCCTGCCTTCAGACTCTGTGGTGGCCAAAGCCCTGGCAG GTGCTCAGGATGTGTCCTGCTCTGTGGATGAAAAGTCGGGCGACATCGTCTTCGCTTTCGAATCGTGCCAAATGAACGTCGGATCAGAGTTCTTGTGGAAGAAGAACTACAAAGAGATCACAGAGTTCTCCAGCAGCATTGTGGTCCACACAGAAGGGAACCT TTGTAAGCTGATGTTTAAGAACGCAGTTAAGGAGGACTTTGGAACCTACTCTGTCTCCGTCAGCCACACGGATGGAGTCTCATCCAGCTGCAGCATCTCTGCTGAAG AGCTGCAGAAGATGCTTGAACTCAGCTATAGCATCAGACACCCAA TCATCCCTCTAAAGTCAGAGTTGGCCTATAAAATCTTGGAGAGAGGCAGAATGAGATTCTGGCTTCAGGCTGAAGAGATTTCTTCCAAAGTCACCTACAAGTTCTTTGCCAACAACAAGGAACTGTCAGGGGCTGAT CCCAACAAGATGGCCCACGATGTGTCCACGGGCGTGATTGAGTTCATCCTGGATCATTTCACAGAGGACAGCGAAGGCACGTACACCTGCCAGATCACAGACGGTGGAGGAAAGGCCCAGAGCTCCCTGGTTCTAATTGGAGATG cCTTTAAAGCAGCGCTGGCTGAAGCCGACTACCAGAGGAGAGAGTACATCAGAGTGAAGGAGG GGCCCCACTTCAGTGAGTTCCTGACCGTTAAGGTCGGCGAGGACTGCTCTGTCACGCTTGTCTGCAAG GTCGCAAACCTGAAGAAGGAATCTGAGTTCCACTGGTATAAAGAAGACACTGAGATTATTCCAGACGTGAAACCCGATCTGGGATCAGGAGTCTGCAAACTGCCCATCCACCTG TTTTCCAGAAAAACGACTGGTGTTTATAAAGCCACCATCAGCGATGACAGAGGAAAAGACATGAGCCAAGTGGACATCTCTGGAAAAG TCTTTGACGATGTCATCAACAAGATTAACCAGCTGGCGG GTGCCAGTGCAGCAGAGCTCGTCATTAACTGCACGGCAACTGGCATTCAACTCCAATGTCACATGAAATATTACACCTCGGAGATGAACATCCACTGGATGCACGG TGAATCAAAGGTGGGCCACAGTGAGAAGTGCGTGATTGGAGGTACTCCTGCTATGGCAACCATGGAG GTGATCGAGCCCAACGACAAAGACAAAGGGATGTACTCTATCGTCATCGCTGACCTTgagaacacaaacaaacgcacgctGGACCTGAGTGGGGATG tgtaCGACAAAGCCTACGCTCAGTTCCAGAAACTCAA GGCAGAGGCCTACGCTGAGATGA ACCGTGGTAAGGTGATGGGAGGCCTGCCTGATGTGGTCACCATCATGGAGAagaag ACCCTGAGCCTGACGTGCACAGTGTGTGGAGACCCCAAGCCCTTGGTCTCCTGGCTGAAGAACGGGAACGATGTGGAGCCGGACAACCAG tatgTGGTGTCCCTGGACCAGGGAAAGTTTGCCTGCCTCACTATTAACGGCATTGGCATGGACGACTCCGGAAGATACACCATGATCGTTCAGAATAAATATGGAGGAGAGTCTGTGGACATCGTG GTCAGTGTTTACCGCCATGGAGATACAATTCCAGTGGCCAAGCCCAACCTGACTGCGAAAACCATCATCCCTCCCAAAATGCCAATTGAGCTCCCTCAGCCAAAGACAGCAGcgccaagccccgccccccctgcctctcctagccccgcccctcccaaaGCAGTCGGAGGGCGTGGTATGAAAAGCCCCACCCCGACCAGGAGAAAGTAG